Proteins encoded in a region of the Psychromicrobium lacuslunae genome:
- the leuS gene encoding leucine--tRNA ligase has product MGQQTESQQSVTQPVDDTAKSYDVASMEAKWLPRWEEAKLFEPVDDGSKERRYVLDMFPYPSGDLHMGHAEAFAMGDVVARYLKLQGFDVLHPIGWDSFGLPAENAAIKRNAHPAEWTYANIETQATSFKRYAIAVDWSRELHTSDPEYYRWTQWLFLRFYQQGLAYRKNSPVNWCPKDQTVLANEQVVNGACERCGTPVTKKSLNQWYFKITDYADRLLDDMEPLKGHWPERVLAMQRNWIGRSAGAHVDFEIEGLDRKITVFTTRPDTIYGTTFFVVAADAELAGELVSDEHREQLRAYQEDVKKLSEIERQATEREKTGVFLGRYAINPLSGERMPIWAADYVLADYGTGAVMAVPAHDQRDLDFARAFGLPVRVVVDTGEDDPAVSGVATVGEGTLINSGSLDGLSKAEGIPAAIELLETAQSGKKTINYRLRDWLLSRQRFWGAPIPIIHCAECGEVPVPDDQLPVRLPENLRGEDLAPKGTSPLAAAQDWVNVSCPKCGGTAQRDTDTMDTFVDSSWYFLRYISAQNENLPFEPEAAKNWMPVAQYVGGVEHAILHLLYSRFFMKVLFDLGMVSAQEPFGALLNQGQVINGGKAMSKSLGNGIDLSEQLDKFGVDAVRLTMIFASPPEDDVDWADVSPGASAKFLARAWRLAQDVSSPVDSDPRQGDSALRSVTHRTVAEAAELLDAHKFNVVIAKIMELVNATRKAIDSGAGAADPAAREAAEAVTILLSLFAPYTADDMWEQLGHSDFVARASWPTVDPALLVESTVTAVVQVQGKVRERLEVTPDIDEEQLRELALASENVQKFLAGREIRTVIVRAPKLVNIVPA; this is encoded by the coding sequence ATGGGCCAGCAGACAGAGAGCCAGCAGTCAGTCACTCAACCGGTCGACGATACAGCCAAGAGCTATGATGTCGCATCGATGGAGGCGAAGTGGCTGCCGCGGTGGGAGGAAGCGAAGCTCTTTGAACCGGTCGACGACGGCTCAAAAGAGCGGCGCTATGTGCTGGATATGTTCCCTTATCCTTCCGGTGATCTGCACATGGGTCATGCCGAGGCGTTCGCGATGGGCGACGTCGTTGCTCGTTACCTGAAGTTGCAGGGCTTTGACGTGCTGCACCCAATCGGCTGGGACTCCTTTGGACTGCCCGCGGAGAACGCTGCAATCAAGCGCAATGCGCACCCGGCGGAGTGGACTTACGCCAATATCGAGACCCAGGCGACCTCGTTCAAGCGCTACGCGATCGCGGTGGACTGGTCACGTGAGTTGCACACCTCCGATCCGGAATACTATCGCTGGACGCAGTGGCTGTTCCTGCGTTTTTATCAGCAGGGTTTGGCATACCGGAAGAATTCACCGGTTAACTGGTGCCCCAAAGACCAGACCGTGCTGGCCAATGAACAGGTAGTCAATGGCGCCTGCGAGCGTTGTGGCACCCCAGTGACCAAGAAGAGCTTGAATCAGTGGTACTTCAAGATCACTGATTATGCTGATCGGCTGCTGGACGATATGGAACCGCTCAAAGGTCACTGGCCGGAGCGAGTGCTGGCCATGCAGCGGAACTGGATTGGCCGCTCCGCCGGCGCGCATGTGGACTTCGAAATTGAGGGTCTGGATCGGAAGATCACCGTTTTCACCACGCGGCCGGACACCATTTACGGCACTACCTTCTTCGTGGTTGCAGCCGATGCGGAGCTGGCTGGTGAGCTGGTGAGTGATGAGCACCGGGAGCAACTGCGCGCCTATCAGGAAGACGTTAAGAAGCTCTCCGAGATTGAGCGGCAAGCTACCGAACGGGAAAAGACTGGCGTCTTCTTGGGACGTTATGCGATCAACCCGCTTTCCGGGGAACGGATGCCGATCTGGGCGGCTGATTATGTGCTGGCCGATTATGGCACCGGCGCAGTAATGGCGGTGCCAGCGCACGATCAACGCGATTTGGACTTTGCCCGTGCCTTTGGGCTGCCGGTGCGGGTAGTAGTGGATACCGGTGAAGACGATCCAGCTGTTTCCGGAGTAGCCACGGTGGGTGAAGGCACGCTGATCAATTCAGGCAGCCTTGATGGACTGAGCAAGGCGGAAGGGATTCCGGCGGCCATCGAGTTGCTGGAAACTGCGCAGAGCGGCAAAAAAACCATTAACTACCGTTTACGTGACTGGCTGTTGAGCCGCCAGCGCTTCTGGGGTGCGCCGATCCCGATCATTCACTGCGCCGAATGTGGTGAAGTGCCGGTACCAGACGATCAGCTGCCGGTGCGTTTGCCGGAGAATCTGCGTGGTGAAGACCTGGCGCCGAAGGGTACTTCACCCTTGGCCGCTGCGCAGGATTGGGTCAATGTCAGCTGCCCGAAGTGTGGCGGTACGGCGCAGCGCGATACCGACACCATGGACACCTTCGTGGACTCTTCGTGGTACTTCTTGCGCTATATCTCAGCCCAGAATGAGAACCTGCCGTTCGAGCCAGAAGCTGCCAAAAACTGGATGCCAGTGGCGCAGTACGTCGGTGGCGTCGAGCACGCGATCCTACATCTGCTGTACAGCAGGTTCTTTATGAAGGTGCTTTTTGACTTAGGCATGGTTAGTGCGCAGGAGCCCTTCGGAGCGCTGCTGAACCAGGGCCAGGTAATCAATGGCGGAAAGGCGATGAGCAAGTCGCTGGGCAATGGCATTGATTTGTCGGAGCAACTGGATAAATTCGGTGTCGACGCGGTTCGACTGACAATGATTTTTGCCTCGCCGCCCGAGGACGATGTGGACTGGGCGGATGTTTCGCCTGGCGCTTCGGCGAAGTTCTTGGCTCGAGCCTGGCGCTTGGCTCAGGACGTTTCTAGTCCAGTGGATAGTGACCCGAGGCAGGGAGATTCTGCCTTGCGTTCGGTGACGCATCGAACTGTGGCCGAGGCGGCCGAACTGTTGGACGCACATAAGTTCAATGTCGTTATCGCCAAGATTATGGAACTGGTGAACGCCACCCGGAAGGCAATCGACTCAGGCGCCGGAGCCGCTGATCCAGCGGCCCGTGAAGCCGCCGAAGCGGTGACCATCCTGTTAAGCCTGTTTGCGCCCTACACTGCAGACGATATGTGGGAACAACTGGGGCATTCGGACTTCGTAGCTCGCGCCTCCTGGCCGACAGTGGATCCAGCACTGCTAGTTGAGTCGACTGTGACCGCCGTGGTGCAAGTGCAGGGCAAGGTACGCGAACGCTTGGAAGTCACCCCTGACATTGACGAGGAGCAACTGCGGGAGTTGGCTTTGGCCTCCGAAAATGTGCAGAAGTTTCTCGCCGGTCGGGAGATTCGCACGGTTATCGTGCGGGCACCCAAGCTCGTCAATATCGTTCCGGCATAG
- a CDS encoding DegV family protein translates to MTGSEGPLGWLRAKLRLPGDRQSAPSAVVEPRLAVVTDSAAALPAGFRSELLTVVPMPVMVDGEIFDEGDPELLSTLSLALAAGKPVKTSRPSPGHFERVYQGLADQGYQQILSVHISAELSGTVEAARLAAGRVEVPVHVLDSRTVAMAQGFAVQAAVRAAERGDDFEQVLAIVNQQLQSSKVFFYVPSLEQLRRGGRIGAAASWFGTVLAIKPILSVANGQVVPLERVRSSAKAIARMDELVAQEIIDRKAQKVQCQAAVHHFGNPDQAENLLDRVRAMPVPPELAFISDLPAVLAAHVGLGVLAVVITGVE, encoded by the coding sequence ATGACGGGTTCGGAGGGGCCGCTCGGCTGGTTGCGTGCTAAATTGCGGCTACCGGGCGACCGGCAGAGCGCCCCGTCGGCGGTCGTTGAGCCTCGGCTGGCAGTGGTTACTGACTCTGCCGCCGCCCTACCAGCGGGGTTCCGATCCGAGCTCCTCACTGTGGTGCCGATGCCGGTGATGGTGGACGGCGAGATCTTCGATGAAGGCGACCCGGAGCTGCTGAGCACCTTGAGCTTGGCACTAGCCGCCGGTAAGCCGGTGAAAACCTCTAGGCCTTCGCCCGGTCATTTCGAACGGGTGTACCAGGGCTTGGCTGATCAGGGTTATCAGCAGATACTTTCGGTGCATATTTCTGCTGAGCTTTCTGGCACCGTAGAGGCAGCTAGGCTGGCCGCGGGACGAGTAGAGGTCCCGGTGCACGTGCTGGACAGCCGAACTGTCGCGATGGCTCAAGGGTTCGCGGTGCAGGCTGCGGTACGTGCCGCTGAACGGGGGGACGACTTTGAGCAGGTGCTGGCTATTGTCAATCAGCAGCTGCAGAGCAGCAAGGTTTTCTTCTATGTTCCCTCGCTTGAACAGTTGCGCCGCGGTGGTCGGATTGGAGCGGCCGCGTCCTGGTTTGGCACCGTGCTCGCGATCAAGCCGATCTTGAGCGTAGCTAATGGTCAGGTGGTTCCCCTGGAGCGGGTGAGGTCCAGTGCCAAAGCGATTGCCAGGATGGACGAGTTGGTCGCGCAAGAAATTATTGATCGGAAAGCTCAGAAGGTGCAGTGCCAAGCGGCTGTGCATCATTTCGGCAATCCTGACCAAGCTGAGAACCTTTTGGATCGAGTCCGCGCCATGCCGGTACCACCCGAACTCGCCTTCATCAGCGACCTACCAGCAGTATTAGCCGCGCATGTGGGACTTGGTGTGTTGGCCGTGGTAATCACCGGCGTTGAATAG
- a CDS encoding helix-hairpin-helix domain-containing protein, whose product MASSNKHLALSSRLAQLFPEAEVQSAVRVESLRQKIRWRVTAKAAIATVLLAAVLAVVCWLINTNTGPGDGRMQQVSVQVPSLRVGSDKVPAPNPASTVSASVSASGQTGAASFVVHIVGEVTHPGVQHVPPGSRVYQAIQAAGGALKTAALSALNLAATLQDGQQIMVPSSAQAKAASTLAAGGSSTASSGANQSVLNNSAVGVQKGSVGGLAGISGLKVNINTASVTELLTLPRVGPVLAQRIRDWHDEHGDFKKPDDLDSVPGIGSKMLEALLPLIAV is encoded by the coding sequence ATGGCAAGCAGCAATAAGCATCTCGCGCTTAGCTCAAGACTGGCGCAATTGTTCCCCGAAGCGGAGGTTCAATCTGCGGTTCGGGTTGAGTCTTTACGACAAAAGATACGCTGGCGGGTGACTGCCAAGGCAGCAATAGCGACTGTGCTGCTGGCCGCAGTTCTAGCAGTAGTGTGTTGGCTGATAAATACCAATACCGGGCCGGGCGACGGTCGGATGCAACAGGTCTCGGTGCAGGTACCCAGTTTGCGAGTTGGCTCGGACAAAGTTCCAGCCCCAAACCCGGCAAGTACTGTTTCGGCTTCTGTTTCGGCCTCGGGACAGACCGGAGCTGCCAGTTTCGTGGTGCATATTGTGGGGGAAGTGACTCATCCCGGTGTGCAACACGTGCCGCCGGGGAGTCGGGTCTACCAGGCAATTCAGGCCGCTGGAGGTGCTCTGAAGACGGCTGCGCTGAGTGCTCTCAATTTGGCGGCTACGCTGCAAGATGGTCAACAGATTATGGTGCCGAGCAGTGCGCAAGCGAAGGCAGCAAGTACACTCGCTGCTGGTGGTTCGAGCACTGCCAGCTCCGGGGCAAATCAGTCGGTCCTGAATAACTCAGCAGTCGGAGTGCAAAAGGGTAGCGTCGGCGGGCTAGCCGGAATAAGCGGGTTAAAGGTCAATATCAATACCGCCTCGGTCACGGAGTTACTTACTTTGCCGAGGGTCGGTCCGGTGCTGGCTCAACGTATTCGGGACTGGCATGATGAGCACGGAGATTTTAAGAAACCGGATGATCTGGATTCTGTGCCCGGTATAGGCAGCAAGATGCTTGAGGCATTGCTCCCACTGATTGCGGTCTGA
- a CDS encoding ComEC/Rec2 family competence protein, producing the protein MRRSLRGLKLKLRQPRARGAALWNDVRLLPAGLCCWLAAAAGIQLPAAVAKVVGFSLLGLAILVVVVIAYGKYGAAPLWQCVVTVGLATVFLLFSNAVTTARIPELIQQGSMQRSTLEFELHIDESPTDIGDSLPTDLIAATITRASRGEQGSSVNLPVRVQGDQHWLGLRGGDTVRILGELRPFPGAPKTRLLLLPKTTPTVLSASDSITVVDVLRQRLRADSLSVWAASWPDAAALLPGMTIGDRSGLPPALGQAMKVVGLSHLTAVSGMNCSVVLIGIVLLARTLRLPRYLSALAGILALSCFVIVVGAQASVLRAATMGVLGVVAVLGGRSKQQLALLSTAVLVLLLIDPWLALDFGFLLSVLATFGLITSAQAIQKLLARWLPESIALALAVPLTAQLFCAPVIVLLTPKFSSYALFANILAAPVVTICTLAGIVAIPLLLLAPGFASPLLFISGLGAGWVADVARFFAALPGASLPWPEGVPGVLLMAIAPLLLLAAGVLYSRRGRWVAELLAAAPGLAVLCCLLKALLRGLSLALVMLLGWLASRWLFARLYGLPM; encoded by the coding sequence GTGCGGCGGTCGCTGCGCGGTCTGAAGCTGAAGCTGCGGCAGCCCAGAGCGCGTGGTGCCGCACTCTGGAACGACGTGAGGTTGCTTCCAGCCGGTCTTTGCTGCTGGTTGGCTGCTGCGGCTGGCATCCAATTACCCGCTGCCGTAGCAAAGGTAGTGGGGTTTAGCCTCTTGGGGCTGGCCATCCTCGTTGTAGTCGTCATTGCGTATGGGAAATACGGTGCTGCACCGCTTTGGCAGTGCGTAGTGACGGTGGGGCTAGCGACAGTGTTTTTATTGTTTTCAAATGCGGTGACCACAGCGCGGATTCCAGAGTTGATTCAGCAGGGTTCGATGCAACGGAGCACTCTCGAATTTGAACTCCACATTGACGAATCTCCGACGGATATCGGCGATTCGCTACCAACGGACTTGATTGCTGCAACCATAACGCGAGCCTCTCGCGGCGAGCAAGGCAGCTCCGTCAACCTACCGGTTAGAGTGCAGGGGGACCAGCATTGGCTGGGGCTGCGAGGAGGGGACACTGTCAGGATACTGGGCGAATTGCGACCCTTCCCTGGTGCACCTAAGACCCGGCTTCTGCTCTTGCCGAAAACCACGCCAACTGTGTTGAGCGCCTCGGATTCGATCACAGTGGTCGACGTCCTTAGACAGCGGCTGCGAGCCGACTCTCTATCGGTCTGGGCTGCCAGCTGGCCCGACGCTGCCGCACTACTGCCGGGGATGACTATAGGGGATAGAAGTGGATTACCGCCAGCTCTTGGCCAAGCGATGAAAGTTGTGGGTCTCAGCCACCTCACTGCGGTGAGTGGGATGAACTGCAGCGTGGTGCTGATCGGTATCGTGCTGCTGGCCCGCACTCTGCGACTGCCGCGTTATCTCTCTGCACTCGCTGGTATCTTGGCGCTTAGTTGTTTTGTCATCGTGGTTGGGGCACAGGCAAGTGTGCTGCGGGCAGCAACGATGGGTGTGCTCGGTGTGGTGGCAGTGCTCGGCGGGCGTAGCAAACAGCAGCTGGCTTTACTTTCTACTGCCGTGCTGGTGCTGCTGCTAATCGATCCATGGCTCGCCTTAGACTTTGGTTTTTTGCTCTCGGTGTTAGCGACATTCGGACTGATTACCAGTGCTCAGGCAATCCAGAAGCTTCTTGCGCGCTGGCTGCCAGAAAGCATCGCCCTAGCTTTGGCGGTACCACTGACAGCGCAGCTCTTCTGTGCACCCGTGATTGTGTTGCTGACACCGAAATTCAGCAGTTATGCGCTGTTTGCCAATATCCTCGCGGCGCCGGTGGTGACGATCTGTACCTTAGCCGGCATAGTCGCCATCCCACTGCTCCTGTTGGCTCCCGGATTTGCGAGCCCGTTGTTGTTCATTTCCGGCCTGGGCGCTGGGTGGGTCGCCGATGTGGCACGATTTTTTGCCGCCTTGCCTGGGGCCTCATTGCCGTGGCCGGAAGGTGTTCCGGGAGTGTTGCTGATGGCGATCGCTCCATTATTGCTGCTCGCCGCTGGTGTGCTGTATTCCCGCCGCGGTCGGTGGGTAGCCGAGCTGCTGGCTGCTGCTCCCGGGCTAGCTGTCCTCTGTTGCTTGCTGAAAGCCTTGCTCAGAGGTCTGAGCTTAGCGCTAGTAATGCTGCTGGGCTGGTTGGCAAGTCGATGGTTATTCGCTCGGCTTTACGGTTTGCCGATGTAG
- the holA gene encoding DNA polymerase III subunit delta, with translation MATAKTAKSAAKANTVSWRAIPAAPIILIQGPEEYIAHRAMETVRMALRQAHPDLEITRLEAAQYAGGELMMAASPSLFGESKLIEISGLASMSDTFLAEALSYLESPETDCVVVLQHGGGVRGKKLLDAVKAAGFPFVECQPLKKDSEKAEFVVAEFKAANRRIAPEAVRALVAAVGSQLSELAAACSQLVSDVDGPISAELVDKYYGGRVEATAFKVADAAVAGNGAVALSSLRHALATGVDPVPLVASLAMKVRAVAKVYGARGSSAGLAKELGMAPWQVDQARREAERWSEEGLAEAIRALALADAQVKGASRDPVYAVERAVTIIATAARGR, from the coding sequence GTGGCAACGGCTAAAACAGCAAAGAGCGCGGCTAAGGCGAATACTGTCAGCTGGCGGGCGATTCCGGCGGCTCCGATCATCCTGATCCAGGGACCCGAAGAATACATTGCTCACCGCGCGATGGAGACGGTTCGGATGGCTTTGCGTCAAGCGCACCCGGATCTTGAGATTACCCGCTTAGAGGCCGCCCAATACGCCGGGGGTGAGCTGATGATGGCCGCGAGTCCATCACTGTTTGGTGAGAGCAAGCTGATTGAAATTTCTGGCTTGGCGAGTATGAGTGACACTTTCCTCGCTGAGGCGCTGAGTTACCTTGAATCGCCTGAGACTGATTGCGTGGTGGTCCTACAGCATGGCGGCGGGGTGCGTGGTAAGAAACTCCTCGACGCCGTTAAGGCAGCTGGTTTTCCCTTTGTGGAGTGCCAGCCGCTCAAAAAAGATTCTGAAAAGGCGGAATTTGTGGTGGCAGAGTTCAAAGCTGCCAACCGCAGAATCGCTCCGGAAGCGGTGCGCGCCCTGGTCGCCGCGGTTGGTTCGCAGCTCTCCGAATTGGCCGCTGCCTGTAGTCAGCTGGTTTCCGACGTGGACGGTCCGATTAGCGCTGAGCTAGTGGACAAATATTATGGCGGCAGAGTTGAAGCGACAGCTTTCAAAGTCGCCGATGCAGCAGTCGCCGGGAACGGCGCAGTGGCGCTTTCCAGCTTGCGACACGCGCTTGCCACCGGTGTTGATCCGGTGCCCTTGGTGGCCTCGCTCGCGATGAAGGTTCGTGCGGTGGCGAAAGTTTATGGTGCCCGAGGGAGTTCGGCGGGTTTGGCCAAGGAACTCGGGATGGCGCCCTGGCAAGTTGACCAGGCGCGTCGCGAAGCAGAGCGCTGGAGCGAAGAAGGGCTGGCCGAAGCGATTCGCGCGCTGGCCCTCGCCGATGCCCAGGTGAAAGGTGCTTCCCGCGATCCGGTCTACGCCGTGGAGCGGGCAGTCACTATCATTGCTACCGCGGCGCGCGGGCGCTGA
- the rpsT gene encoding 30S ribosomal protein S20 — MANIKSQKKRILTNEKARQRNVAVKSELKTAVRAVNEAIEAGDKETATTALVAANRKLDKAVSKGVIHLNQAANRKSAISKKVSKLS, encoded by the coding sequence GTGGCTAATATCAAGTCCCAGAAGAAGCGCATTCTCACCAACGAGAAGGCACGCCAGCGCAATGTTGCTGTCAAGTCCGAGCTGAAGACTGCGGTTCGCGCAGTCAACGAAGCCATCGAGGCTGGCGACAAGGAAACCGCAACCACCGCGCTGGTTGCTGCTAACCGCAAGCTGGACAAGGCTGTCAGCAAAGGTGTTATTCACCTGAACCAGGCAGCCAACCGCAAGTCTGCGATCTCCAAGAAGGTCAGCAAGCTTAGCTAA
- a CDS encoding type II toxin-antitoxin system PemK/MazF family toxin, protein MSDEAADYHGPGTVRYAPQPDGEPDPGEIVWTWVPFEDDPTQGKDRPVLLIGNDGPWLLGLMMTSKDHVQGSAVDQRTHRDYVDVGIGGWDKQQRASEVRVDRILRIAAEKIRREGAVLGAEPFNQVADALRLRHGWR, encoded by the coding sequence GTGAGTGACGAAGCAGCTGATTATCACGGCCCCGGCACCGTCAGATATGCCCCGCAGCCGGATGGCGAGCCTGACCCCGGTGAAATCGTCTGGACCTGGGTCCCGTTTGAGGATGATCCGACGCAAGGGAAAGATCGCCCGGTGCTGCTGATCGGCAACGACGGACCGTGGCTGCTCGGCTTGATGATGACGAGCAAGGACCATGTGCAAGGTAGCGCTGTCGATCAGCGCACGCATCGTGACTATGTTGACGTCGGAATCGGCGGCTGGGACAAGCAGCAGCGCGCAAGCGAGGTTCGGGTGGATCGTATTCTGCGCATCGCGGCGGAGAAAATTCGCCGCGAGGGTGCCGTGCTCGGTGCCGAGCCCTTCAACCAGGTGGCCGATGCCCTGCGACTACGACATGGCTGGCGCTAA
- the lepA gene encoding translation elongation factor 4, with product MSPMARTAPVPAATDPAIIRNFCIIAHIDHGKSTLADRMLQLTGVVQQRDMKAQYLDRMDIERERGITIKSQAVRIPWEVDGQAYCLNMIDTPGHVDFTYEVSRSLAACEGAILLVDAAQGIEAQTLANLYLAMENNLTIIPVLNKIDLPAAQPEKYAAELANLIGGKPEDVLMVSGKTGVGVEALLDQIVHELPAPQGDPDAPARAMIFDSVYDTYRGVVTYVRVVDGQLTPREKIQMMSTRAAHELLEIGVSSPEPTPSKGLGVGEVGYLITGVKDVRQSKVGDTVTGLHKPAKESLGGYEDAKPMVFSGLYPLDGTDYPVLRDALEKLMLNDAALVYEPETSAALGFGFRVGFLGLLHLEITRERLEREYNLDLISTAPNVEYEVTLEDKKIVHVTNPSEYPTGKIAEVREPMVSATILAPNDFVGAIMELCQSRRGILGGMDYLSEDRVEIRYRLPLAEIVFDFFDILKSKTRGYGSLDWKADGDQVADLVKVDIMLQGEQVDAFSAITHRDKAYSYGVMMTGKLRELIPRQQFEVPIQAAIGARIIARENIRAIRKDVLAKCYGGDITRKRKLLEKQKEGKKRMKMVGRVEVPQEAFIAALSSESSKDSKDKAKK from the coding sequence GTGTCACCCATGGCCCGCACCGCACCGGTGCCCGCCGCGACCGATCCGGCGATCATTAGGAACTTCTGCATTATCGCCCACATCGACCACGGGAAATCTACTCTCGCGGACCGCATGTTGCAGCTGACCGGCGTCGTCCAACAGCGCGATATGAAGGCGCAGTACCTGGACCGGATGGACATTGAGCGCGAGCGCGGCATCACCATTAAGTCGCAGGCAGTGCGCATTCCCTGGGAAGTGGACGGGCAGGCCTATTGCCTAAATATGATCGATACCCCCGGTCACGTTGACTTCACTTACGAGGTCTCCCGTTCCCTGGCGGCTTGCGAGGGTGCCATTCTGCTGGTCGACGCTGCTCAGGGCATCGAGGCTCAGACGCTAGCGAACCTTTACCTGGCGATGGAAAATAACCTGACCATCATCCCGGTGCTGAACAAGATAGATCTGCCCGCCGCGCAACCCGAAAAATATGCGGCTGAGCTGGCGAACCTCATTGGCGGCAAACCGGAGGACGTACTGATGGTCTCCGGCAAGACCGGGGTTGGCGTCGAAGCTCTTTTGGATCAGATCGTGCATGAGCTGCCGGCACCGCAGGGTGATCCTGACGCCCCGGCTCGGGCGATGATTTTTGACTCCGTCTACGACACTTATCGTGGCGTAGTCACCTACGTTCGGGTGGTCGACGGTCAGTTGACCCCGCGCGAGAAGATTCAGATGATGTCCACCCGTGCCGCGCACGAGTTACTGGAGATCGGCGTGAGCTCACCGGAGCCAACGCCGTCGAAGGGGCTCGGAGTGGGCGAGGTTGGCTACCTGATCACCGGGGTAAAAGACGTCCGTCAGTCCAAGGTCGGAGATACTGTCACGGGTCTGCACAAGCCTGCCAAGGAATCGCTCGGCGGCTACGAAGATGCGAAGCCAATGGTGTTCTCGGGGCTTTACCCACTGGATGGCACCGACTATCCGGTGCTTCGCGATGCACTGGAAAAGCTCATGCTCAATGACGCCGCCCTGGTCTATGAACCGGAGACCTCGGCAGCTTTGGGCTTCGGCTTCCGGGTCGGCTTCCTGGGGCTGCTGCACTTGGAAATCACCCGGGAGCGTTTGGAACGGGAGTATAACCTCGACCTGATTTCGACTGCTCCGAACGTTGAATACGAGGTGACCTTGGAGGACAAGAAGATCGTCCACGTCACCAACCCGAGTGAGTACCCGACCGGTAAGATCGCTGAAGTTCGCGAGCCAATGGTTTCCGCCACCATTCTGGCACCGAACGATTTTGTCGGCGCCATTATGGAACTCTGCCAGAGCCGTCGTGGCATCCTAGGCGGGATGGATTACCTTTCCGAGGATCGGGTGGAGATCCGCTACCGGCTGCCGCTCGCTGAGATCGTCTTTGACTTCTTCGACATCCTTAAATCGAAGACCCGTGGCTACGGTTCGCTGGACTGGAAAGCCGACGGCGATCAGGTGGCTGACCTGGTCAAGGTCGACATTATGCTGCAAGGTGAGCAAGTCGACGCTTTCAGCGCCATCACGCACCGTGATAAGGCCTACTCCTACGGTGTGATGATGACCGGCAAGCTGCGCGAGTTGATTCCCCGTCAGCAATTCGAGGTGCCGATTCAGGCTGCCATTGGTGCTCGGATCATTGCTAGGGAGAACATCAGGGCGATTCGGAAGGATGTGCTGGCCAAGTGCTACGGCGGCGATATCACCCGTAAGCGTAAGCTGCTGGAAAAGCAAAAAGAGGGCAAGAAGCGAATGAAGATGGTCGGCCGGGTAGAAGTGCCACAAGAGGCCTTCATCGCGGCGCTCTCCTCCGAATCCAGTAAAGACAGCAAAGATAAGGCGAAGAAATAG
- the hemW gene encoding radical SAM family heme chaperone HemW yields the protein MPSTLPEGDPAPADGVLPPQSAQRATDRRFGLYAHIPFCAVRCGYCDFNTYTAVELGGGASQAAYAGTAIQELDFAARALSASGMPERKLSTVFFGGGTPTLLPADDLAAILGAAIAHWGIEQDAEVTTEANPDSVTEQSLQRLAQAGFTRVSFGMQSAVPKVLKVLDRTHRPERVPQAVEWARQAGLKVSIDLIYGTPGESLADWRESLEAALSYQPDHLSAYALIIEEGTRLAAQIRRGEVPMIDDDDHAEKYLIAEELLSRGGLSWYEVSNWARTPDDACQHNLAYWRGDDWWGIGPGAHSHMGGVRWWNVKHPVAYAARLNDGVSPAAAREVLDPQTRELENVMLGARLAEGLAISTLGVKAKSAIASLIARELIDPTRAFRGELSLTLKGRLLADGVVRELLAD from the coding sequence ATGCCGAGCACTTTGCCTGAGGGGGATCCGGCTCCGGCCGACGGCGTGTTGCCGCCGCAATCAGCCCAGCGGGCAACGGACCGGCGTTTTGGCCTGTACGCGCACATTCCGTTCTGCGCGGTGCGTTGCGGTTATTGCGACTTCAACACCTATACCGCGGTTGAACTGGGCGGCGGTGCCTCGCAGGCAGCCTATGCCGGCACCGCGATCCAGGAACTTGACTTCGCGGCCCGTGCGCTAAGCGCTTCGGGGATGCCTGAGCGCAAACTCAGCACGGTGTTCTTTGGCGGTGGCACGCCGACGCTGCTTCCAGCTGACGATCTAGCCGCTATTCTCGGCGCTGCCATTGCACACTGGGGAATTGAGCAGGACGCTGAGGTGACCACTGAGGCGAATCCGGACTCGGTCACTGAGCAGAGTCTGCAAAGGCTCGCGCAGGCTGGCTTCACCAGAGTCTCGTTTGGCATGCAGTCGGCGGTGCCGAAAGTACTCAAGGTGCTGGACCGCACACACCGTCCGGAGCGTGTGCCGCAGGCTGTCGAGTGGGCTAGGCAGGCTGGTCTAAAAGTTAGTATCGACTTGATTTACGGCACCCCCGGGGAATCACTGGCGGATTGGCGAGAGTCACTCGAAGCTGCGCTCAGCTATCAGCCTGATCACCTCTCCGCCTATGCGCTCATCATTGAGGAGGGCACTCGGTTGGCGGCGCAAATTCGACGCGGTGAGGTGCCGATGATCGACGATGATGATCATGCCGAAAAGTATCTAATAGCCGAAGAGCTACTGAGCCGGGGCGGGCTGAGCTGGTACGAGGTGAGCAACTGGGCCCGAACTCCGGATGATGCTTGTCAGCATAACCTGGCGTATTGGCGGGGCGACGATTGGTGGGGGATCGGTCCGGGTGCGCACTCACATATGGGCGGGGTTCGCTGGTGGAATGTTAAGCATCCCGTTGCCTATGCTGCTCGGCTTAACGACGGTGTTTCGCCCGCTGCCGCGCGTGAAGTTCTGGACCCGCAGACCAGGGAACTCGAAAATGTGATGCTTGGGGCCAGGTTAGCTGAAGGCTTAGCGATTAGTACTCTTGGGGTGAAAGCGAAGAGCGCAATCGCCTCGCTGATCGCCCGTGAACTCATCGACCCGACACGCGCCTTCCGGGGAGAACTCAGTCTCACCCTGAAGGGGCGGTTGCTCGCCGACGGCGTGGTGCGTGAGTTACTAGCGGATTAG